GCTAACGCGATGTTTTCACATAAAGACTTCAGAAAAGCTACGTGCGCCTTCGCCTATTTTTCGGCTTTCGGCGAAAACCCGGCCGCAGCGCTGCCGCAAACGAAACGACGATCGCAGGACTCGGAGCCATTGACGATCAGTGAGGCTTGGCGAGCAGGCCGTTGAACAGCAGGTCGAAATAGGTCCGCAGGAAGGCCTCCTTGTTGGGAGTGGGCACGCGGCGGTCGTCGAATATCAGCCGCAGAACCGTCGTCGTCAGGATGGGTGCGACCACGATCTCGGAAAATTCCACCGGGATTGGACGAAACTCCCCCGAGGCCACGCCCTCCAGGATGAGAGCGTCGATCTTGGCGATAACAGGCGCAATGAACTGATCATGGTGGCGATCGATCAGGTCGGGGAAACGCTGCCCTTCCGAGATGACCAGCCGCGTCAATTCGCGCGTCGCGCGGTCCTCGGGAATTTGGTCGTAGAAGAGGCCGAGAATGGACGTCAGCCTGTCGGTAGCGCTGCCGCTCAGCCGATCGGCGATCGCGACCAGTTCCTGAAACGGCACCGAGAAATGGTTGATCATGGCTTCGAATAGCTTTTCCTTCGTCTCGAAGTAGACGTAGACCGTTCCCTTGGTGACGCCGACTCTGTCGGCGATGTCTTCGACACGCGTGCCGGCAAAACCGCATTTGACGAACTCCTCGAAGGCGGCATCCAGAATCTGGATGGGCCGCAGCGCTTTCTGTTCCGCGCGTGTGAGCTTCTTCTCAGCTGCCATTTCCTGCCTCCCCGTTGTTGCGCGCATCCTCGTCCCCGCGACGCAAAGTTTCATTGACTAATGCGTCAGTCAATTATATAGCAGCTGCCGTTGAGAGCAAGAGGTCAACTATGAGAACCATTCTGATCGCCACTGCGATCGTATGCGCCATCGGTCTCGGATCATGCAGCGATTCGAGCGGCCCGACAGAGCCGACCCCGCGGCAGGTCGGCGTCGTCGTGGCCAAGTCCGAGCCGCTGGCCCGGGGCGGCGCGCTCACCGGAGAAGTCCGGGCCCGTATCCAGACCGATCTGTCCTTCCGCGTCAGCGGCAAGATCGTCGAGCGGCTGGTGGAGGTCGGGCAGTCCGTGAAGGCGGGACAGGTCCTGGCGCGCATCGATCCGGAAGAGCAGAAAGCCGACCTCGACGTCGCCGCCGCCAATCTTCAGTCCGCGGAGGCGCAGCAAACCCAGGCGCAGCTCGCATTCGACCGCCAGCAGAGCCTGTTTCGAACGCAGGTGACGACGCGGGCCGCGCTCGATCAGGCGCAGGAAGCGCTTTTGACAGCCCAGGCATCGGCGAAGTCGGCGCAGGCGCTGCTGGAAACCGCTCAGGACACCCTCTCCTACACGGAGCTGAAGGCGGACGCCGATGGGGTGATCACCGCCCGTAATGCGGAGGTCGGGCAGGTGGCGCAGGCGGCGCAGGTCGTCTTCACCCTTGCCCATGACGGCGGCCGGGACGCCGTCTTCGAGGTGGTCGAAAGCGCGTTCCTGCGCCCGATCGACGGCGACGGGACCGTCGCCCTCCTGTCGGACCCGACGCAAAAGATCACGGCGAAGGTTCGCGAGATTTCGCCGACGATCGATTCCTCCACCGGCACCGTCAAGGTCAAGGTCGCGATCTCGAGCGACGCTCCGATTCCGCTGGGCGCTCCCGTCGTCGGGCGGTTCACCTACGTCGCGCAGGACGTCATCCAGCTGCCCTGGTCGGCCATGACCTCCAAGGATGGCAAACCAGCCGTCTGGATCGTCGATCCCGCATCGTTGGCAGTTTCGGTCAGGGCGGTCGACGTTGCCGGTTACGAGACCGGCAGCTTTATCGTGAAATCGGGCGTCTCCGCAGGAGAGACCGTGGTGACCGACGGGACCAAGTTCCTCAGGCCCGGTGAAATCGTGTCTTATGTCAAGGAAGCTTCCAAGTGAGTATTCGTCTCAAGATAGTCGCACTGATGGTGGGCACGGCCCTGGTCTCCTCTTGCGCGCCGAAGGCAGAAGAGAGCGGGGAAGAAGCGCCTCGTCCGGTGCTGTCGATGACCGTCAAGCAGACGCCCGCTTCGAGCCTCAGCCTGACCGGCACGATCGAGCCGACGATCGAGACCGAACTCGGCTTCCGGATTCTCGGGCGAATGATCGCCCGCAACGTCAATGTCGGAGATGTCGTCAAGAAGGGTGACGTGGTTGCCGCCATCGATCCGCTGGCGCTGGAGCTTGCGGTACGCAACGCCCAGTCCGACGTGGAAAACAGCGACGCCCAGCTCAGGAACGCGGTGACCACCGAACAGCGCCAGCGCGCGCTGCTGGAGTCGCGCTCCGGCACCGAGGCCTCGCTCGAAGAGGCCGAGCAGGCGAGACGAACGGCCGCCGCTGCCGTCGCCAAGGCGCAGGCCAATCTCGACAAGGCCAAGGAGCAGCTCGGTTATGCCCAGCTTGGCGCGGAGTTCGACGGGGTAGTGACGGCGACCTCGGCCGAGGTCGGGCAGGTCGTCTCGGCTGGCCAGACGGTCGTCACCATCGCGCGGCCGGACAAGCGCGACGCCGTGGTCGACGTG
The window above is part of the Rhizobium sp. BT03 genome. Proteins encoded here:
- a CDS encoding TetR/AcrR family transcriptional regulator — protein: MAAEKKLTRAEQKALRPIQILDAAFEEFVKCGFAGTRVEDIADRVGVTKGTVYVYFETKEKLFEAMINHFSVPFQELVAIADRLSGSATDRLTSILGLFYDQIPEDRATRELTRLVISEGQRFPDLIDRHHDQFIAPVIAKIDALILEGVASGEFRPIPVEFSEIVVAPILTTTVLRLIFDDRRVPTPNKEAFLRTYFDLLFNGLLAKPH
- a CDS encoding efflux RND transporter periplasmic adaptor subunit; the protein is MRTILIATAIVCAIGLGSCSDSSGPTEPTPRQVGVVVAKSEPLARGGALTGEVRARIQTDLSFRVSGKIVERLVEVGQSVKAGQVLARIDPEEQKADLDVAAANLQSAEAQQTQAQLAFDRQQSLFRTQVTTRAALDQAQEALLTAQASAKSAQALLETAQDTLSYTELKADADGVITARNAEVGQVAQAAQVVFTLAHDGGRDAVFEVVESAFLRPIDGDGTVALLSDPTQKITAKVREISPTIDSSTGTVKVKVAISSDAPIPLGAPVVGRFTYVAQDVIQLPWSAMTSKDGKPAVWIVDPASLAVSVRAVDVAGYETGSFIVKSGVSAGETVVTDGTKFLRPGEIVSYVKEASK
- a CDS encoding efflux RND transporter periplasmic adaptor subunit, with the translated sequence MSIRLKIVALMVGTALVSSCAPKAEESGEEAPRPVLSMTVKQTPASSLSLTGTIEPTIETELGFRILGRMIARNVNVGDVVKKGDVVAAIDPLALELAVRNAQSDVENSDAQLRNAVTTEQRQRALLESRSGTEASLEEAEQARRTAAAAVAKAQANLDKAKEQLGYAQLGAEFDGVVTATSAEVGQVVSAGQTVVTIARPDKRDAVVDVPQGAAQKLKIGAPFEVTLQLDPSIRTSGVVREIAPEAETATRTSRTKIALSDPPEAFRLGAVISASATIAADPEIVLPSSAILAGTDGPSVWTVDVPGKKVSLRRVKIDGDVVEGGTVRVTEGLAPGDRVAVAGVHKLEDGQAIRIDQEISQ